A window of Bacteroidota bacterium contains these coding sequences:
- a CDS encoding gamma-glutamyl-gamma-aminobutyrate hydrolase family protein produces the protein MITIGITDCSKWKNYHNWFASENVKVKKLSYKENNLPDVEKCDGIVLSGGEDVHPKYYGKPSYMKKKDELKLDVNEERDKFELKVIDKAVKNKKPILGICRGLQIANVYFGGTLIPDLKEKTKIRHSKNEGYDQTHEVKVEEGSCLSAIINSESGIVNSAHHQSAEKIGRGLKATATDSEGIVEAIEYKNPKNKPFLLLVQWHPERMKQQENTLAKNIKEKFLDEIRKR, from the coding sequence ATGATTACTATTGGAATTACAGATTGTTCTAAATGGAAAAATTACCACAACTGGTTCGCTTCCGAAAATGTGAAAGTGAAAAAACTTTCTTACAAGGAAAATAATTTACCGGATGTGGAAAAGTGCGATGGTATTGTTTTATCAGGCGGAGAAGATGTGCATCCGAAATATTACGGCAAGCCATCGTATATGAAAAAGAAAGATGAATTAAAATTAGATGTGAACGAAGAGCGCGATAAATTTGAATTGAAAGTGATTGACAAAGCAGTGAAAAATAAAAAACCGATTCTGGGAATTTGCCGCGGGCTTCAGATTGCAAATGTTTATTTCGGAGGAACTCTTATTCCTGACTTGAAGGAAAAAACAAAAATCCGTCATTCAAAGAATGAAGGATACGACCAAACACACGAAGTGAAAGTGGAAGAAGGGTCTTGTTTGAGTGCAATTATTAATTCTGAAAGTGGAATCGTAAACAGCGCGCATCACCAATCTGCGGAAAAAATCGGAAGAGGATTAAAAGCAACTGCAACTGATTCGGAAGGAATTGTAGAAGCCATCGAATATAAAAATCCAAAGAACAAACCTTTTCTTTTGCTGGTGCAGTGGCATCCTGAGCGGATGAAGCAGCAGGAAAATACGCTGGCGAAAAATATCAAAGAAAAATTCTTAGACGAAATCCGAAAAAGATAA
- a CDS encoding isocitrate dehydrogenase (NADP(+)) produces the protein MSKIKVANPVVELDGDEMTRIIWKYIKDKLILPYLDVEIKYFDLGIENRDKTDDKVTVESAEAIKKYNVGIKCATITPDEARVKEFSLKQMWKSPNGTIRNILDGTVFREPIVCKNVPRLVPNWTKPICIGRHAFGDQYRATDFVTKGKGKLTITFTPEGGTAQSFEVYNFKGDGVALAMYNTDESIRGFAQSCFNVALDKKWPLYLSSKNTILKKYDGRFKDIFQEVYEKEFKSKYEAAGITYEHRLIDDMVASALKWNGAFVWACKNYDGDVQSDTVAQGFGSLGLMTSVLVTPDGKTMEAEAAHGTVTRHFREHQKGKPTSTNPIASIFAWTRGLAFRGKLDNNSALINFCDALEKVCVETVESGKMTKDLAVCVSGNKVEHGKDYLYTEEFLDALDNNLKSKLK, from the coding sequence ATGTCAAAAATAAAAGTCGCAAATCCCGTTGTTGAACTCGATGGAGATGAAATGACCCGCATCATCTGGAAATATATTAAGGATAAATTAATTCTTCCTTACTTAGATGTAGAAATAAAATATTTTGATTTGGGAATTGAGAACCGCGACAAGACGGATGACAAAGTAACTGTTGAATCCGCAGAGGCGATTAAAAAATATAATGTCGGCATCAAATGCGCTACCATTACTCCCGATGAAGCGCGCGTAAAAGAATTTTCGCTGAAACAAATGTGGAAATCTCCGAACGGAACGATACGGAATATTTTAGACGGAACAGTTTTCCGCGAGCCGATTGTCTGCAAAAATGTTCCGCGCCTTGTGCCCAACTGGACGAAACCGATTTGCATTGGCCGTCACGCATTCGGAGACCAATACCGCGCTACAGATTTCGTAACGAAAGGAAAAGGAAAGCTGACAATCACTTTTACTCCTGAAGGAGGAACTGCACAATCGTTTGAAGTTTATAATTTCAAAGGCGATGGAGTTGCGCTGGCTATGTATAACACCGATGAATCCATCCGCGGATTCGCACAATCGTGCTTCAATGTTGCGCTCGATAAAAAATGGCCGCTGTATCTTTCTTCGAAAAACACCATCCTGAAAAAATATGACGGGCGCTTCAAAGATATTTTCCAGGAAGTGTACGAAAAAGAATTTAAGTCGAAATATGAAGCAGCAGGAATTACCTACGAGCACCGCCTGATTGACGATATGGTTGCATCCGCTCTGAAATGGAACGGAGCATTTGTGTGGGCATGCAAAAATTACGATGGCGATGTGCAGAGCGATACGGTTGCGCAGGGATTTGGCTCGCTGGGATTGATGACATCTGTTCTTGTTACTCCAGATGGAAAAACAATGGAAGCAGAAGCCGCGCACGGAACCGTAACAAGACATTTTCGCGAACATCAGAAAGGAAAACCGACCTCAACAAATCCGATTGCATCCATTTTTGCATGGACGCGCGGGCTTGCGTTCAGAGGGAAACTGGATAATAATTCCGCGCTGATTAATTTCTGCGATGCGCTTGAAAAAGTTTGTGTGGAAACTGTGGAGTCAGGAAAAATGACCAAGGACTTGGCAGTTTGCGTTTCCGGAAATAAAGTGGAACATGGAAAAGATTATTTATATACAGAAGAATTTTTGGATGCGCTGGATAATAATTTAAAGTCGAAGTTGAAATGA
- a CDS encoding 1-acyl-sn-glycerol-3-phosphate acyltransferase codes for MYKLIAKLFFKLTGWKVRGGIPAGIKKCVLVAAPHTSSWDFIYGSFAWTLFGLKVNYLIKKEWFKFPMGIFFRSLGGLPVERSKHTNFVDAMVELVNSKKEIIVLITPEGTRKKVEKWKTGFYYLALKANIPIVLGKINYGTKTAFIGHSFMPSGNIEKDFEGIREFFRDVIPKNPENFSLEAIKP; via the coding sequence ATGTATAAACTTATTGCAAAATTATTTTTCAAACTCACCGGCTGGAAAGTCAGAGGAGGAATTCCTGCAGGAATAAAAAAATGCGTGCTCGTTGCCGCGCCTCACACCAGCAGCTGGGATTTTATCTATGGAAGTTTCGCCTGGACTCTTTTCGGATTGAAAGTAAATTACCTCATTAAAAAAGAATGGTTCAAATTCCCTATGGGAATTTTTTTTCGTTCACTTGGCGGATTGCCGGTTGAACGCAGCAAGCATACTAACTTTGTAGATGCAATGGTAGAACTGGTAAACAGCAAAAAAGAAATCATCGTGCTCATCACTCCCGAAGGCACGCGCAAAAAGGTAGAGAAATGGAAAACCGGTTTTTATTATCTCGCGCTGAAAGCAAATATTCCCATCGTGCTTGGAAAAATAAATTACGGAACTAAAACCGCGTTCATTGGACATTCATTTATGCCGAGCGGAAACATTGAAAAAGATTTTGAAGGCATACGGGAATTTTTCAGAGATGTGATTCCCAAAAATCCTGAAAACTTTTCGCTGGAAGCGATTAAGCCGTAA
- a CDS encoding DUF3822 family protein, with the protein MAEAKTITASEINFVDESFDEAKANQYHLSILTNGDKFIFSILDTNSNKYLSLQSEKKFPKLNFKSVSCVIAHNKFTLIPSALFEEEKKESLLGFNHEIKKDEEVFVNALHNLDAKNIFAVSKNLVSEIRNKFSNINFIHSSTAFIEGLLVQYKNNSGKKVFVNFYSSHFEIVILEGKELLFSNAFNFQTPEDIAYYILFIYEQLNLNPETIELILSGEIEKPAKEYSLLYTYIRNMKFASRPDGFKYSYKFEEIPSHKYFSLFTQYLCA; encoded by the coding sequence ATGGCTGAGGCAAAAACAATAACTGCATCTGAAATAAATTTCGTTGACGAATCTTTTGATGAAGCAAAAGCAAATCAATATCATCTTTCTATTCTCACAAACGGAGACAAGTTTATTTTTTCCATTCTTGATACAAACTCGAATAAATATCTTTCGCTTCAATCGGAAAAAAAATTTCCTAAACTAAATTTCAAATCTGTTTCTTGTGTAATTGCTCATAATAAATTCACGCTGATTCCCTCCGCCTTATTTGAAGAAGAAAAAAAGGAATCGCTGCTCGGCTTTAATCACGAAATAAAAAAGGACGAAGAAGTTTTTGTAAATGCACTTCATAATCTTGATGCAAAAAATATTTTTGCCGTTTCAAAAAACTTAGTTTCAGAAATCAGAAATAAATTTTCGAATATAAATTTTATCCATTCGTCCACCGCTTTCATAGAAGGATTGCTGGTTCAGTATAAAAATAATTCGGGCAAAAAAGTTTTTGTAAATTTTTATTCTTCGCATTTTGAAATTGTAATTCTCGAAGGAAAAGAATTATTATTCAGCAACGCTTTTAACTTTCAAACTCCCGAAGATATTGCTTATTACATTCTTTTTATCTATGAGCAATTAAATCTGAATCCCGAAACCATTGAACTTATTTTATCGGGAGAAATTGAAAAGCCGGCAAAAGAATATTCGCTTCTTTATACCTATATAAGAAATATGAAATTCGCTTCGCGGCCGGATGGATTTAAATACAGTTATAAGTTTGAAGAAATTCCTTCGCATAAATATTTTTCGCTCTTCACACAATACCTGTGCGCATAG
- the rsmD gene encoding 16S rRNA (guanine(966)-N(2))-methyltransferase RsmD, with translation MRIVGGTHRSRQFHVPDHLGIRPTTDFAKEALFNILSNRIDFEGKKVLDLFGGSGSISYEFASRGAAEIITIEKNLKSAEFIKKTAREFKFLNIKVIKMDVFGFLKMYADTFDIIFADPPFKLENIARIPALVFEKKLLNENGMLIVEHPSDVNFAGIKELKEIREYGTVNFSIFG, from the coding sequence GTGCGCATAGTTGGCGGAACACATCGCAGCAGGCAGTTTCACGTTCCCGACCATTTGGGAATTCGCCCCACGACTGATTTCGCGAAGGAAGCGTTATTCAATATTCTCAGTAACAGAATTGATTTCGAAGGAAAAAAAGTTCTGGATTTATTTGGCGGGAGCGGAAGCATCAGCTATGAATTTGCTTCGCGTGGCGCTGCTGAAATTATTACAATTGAAAAAAATCTGAAGAGCGCTGAGTTTATAAAAAAGACAGCGAGAGAATTTAAATTTCTAAACATTAAAGTAATTAAAATGGATGTTTTCGGTTTTCTGAAAATGTACGCGGATACTTTCGATATAATTTTTGCCGACCCGCCTTTCAAATTGGAAAATATTGCACGCATTCCTGCGTTAGTGTTTGAGAAAAAATTGCTGAATGAAAACGGAATGCTTATAGTAGAACATCCAAGCGATGTAAATTTTGCAGGAATAAAAGAATTGAAAGAAATAAGAGAATACGGCACAGTGAATTTTTCTATCTTCGGTTAA
- the coaD gene encoding pantetheine-phosphate adenylyltransferase, translating to MSRTAVFPGSFDPITLGHESIIQRALPLFDKIIIAIGINSTKESYFPIEKRKLWIEKVFKGEKKIEVKTYKGLTVNFCKSVRSNYILRGLRTSADFEFEHVIAQMNRAMEEKIETVFILSTPELSAIASTVVRDIIRNDGDASQFVPSAIRKELK from the coding sequence ATGTCTCGCACAGCAGTATTTCCAGGTTCGTTCGACCCGATTACACTCGGTCACGAATCAATTATTCAGCGCGCTCTTCCACTCTTTGATAAAATTATTATTGCAATAGGAATCAATTCCACTAAAGAAAGTTATTTTCCAATTGAAAAAAGAAAACTCTGGATTGAAAAAGTTTTTAAAGGAGAAAAAAAAATTGAAGTAAAAACTTATAAAGGACTTACAGTTAATTTCTGTAAATCAGTTCGCTCAAATTATATTCTTCGCGGGCTGCGTACTTCTGCCGATTTTGAATTCGAGCACGTGATTGCCCAGATGAACCGCGCGATGGAAGAAAAAATTGAAACCGTTTTTATTCTTTCTACTCCTGAACTTTCAGCAATTGCCTCAACAGTTGTACGCGATATAATTCGCAATGACGGTGATGCAAGCCAGTTTGTTCCATCTGCAATCAGAAAGGAACTGAAATAA
- a CDS encoding TlpA family protein disulfide reductase: MRNFSFIFFLIFNFQFIICNCQSVTIKGKVDSSYLAEEKTIYAYTYDDFISYKDKELSSDKLDEKGNFNLSFPIANTTYIFLMVGNAKAEMVVESNKTYEINFLKKDSNAVNTLSIPVPVEIEFKNSNETELNFLIADFTSRYESFLENHRGMIAKKDSRIFGKIDTMKTLSKKKYSAYNNSYLNNYIEYTFASLEESISLKGDEKVFKNYIQGKPIQRSNYDYMSFFNQFFSGTAEGMISKPATQNEIAKGNFSSMLEYYKQNKFLSNDTIREAVVLKSLAMTKNYPAIKINSTLSILEQAEKECKSPENKKAAENLRKKLSVMNIGKPAPVFYFQNINGKEVSLADCLGKFVYINFWASWCASCTQEMMLIPELKKIYGNKITFVSISVDKNIDAMKNFLKKNPKMDWTFLYCNDYKKAKEEFKVLTVPTYYMLDPKGNVFKSPADKPQDIEPTFIRIKKKQQ, from the coding sequence GTGCGAAATTTTTCATTCATATTTTTTTTAATCTTCAACTTTCAATTTATAATTTGTAATTGCCAAAGCGTAACTATTAAGGGAAAAGTTGATTCAAGTTATCTCGCGGAAGAGAAAACTATTTACGCTTATACTTATGATGATTTTATTTCCTACAAAGACAAAGAACTTTCGTCCGACAAACTGGATGAAAAAGGGAATTTCAATCTGAGTTTCCCTATTGCAAATACAACTTACATTTTTCTAATGGTTGGAAATGCAAAAGCCGAAATGGTGGTTGAGTCAAATAAAACATATGAAATAAATTTTCTGAAAAAGGATTCAAATGCAGTAAACACGCTGAGCATTCCAGTTCCGGTGGAAATAGAATTTAAAAACTCAAATGAAACAGAATTAAATTTTCTCATAGCTGATTTTACAAGCCGGTATGAATCTTTTCTCGAAAACCATCGCGGAATGATTGCGAAAAAAGACAGCCGCATTTTCGGAAAGATTGACACAATGAAAACTCTTTCAAAGAAAAAATATTCAGCTTACAATAATTCTTACCTGAACAATTACATTGAATACACTTTTGCTTCGCTGGAAGAAAGCATTTCGCTTAAAGGTGATGAAAAGGTTTTTAAAAATTATATTCAGGGAAAACCGATTCAACGTTCCAATTATGATTATATGAGTTTCTTCAACCAGTTTTTTTCCGGCACAGCGGAAGGCATGATAAGCAAACCCGCAACACAAAATGAAATTGCTAAAGGAAATTTTTCTTCAATGCTCGAATATTATAAGCAAAATAAATTTCTTTCGAATGATACAATAAGAGAAGCTGTAGTGTTGAAATCATTGGCGATGACAAAAAATTATCCGGCAATAAAAATAAATTCTACTCTTTCAATTCTCGAGCAGGCAGAAAAAGAATGCAAATCACCGGAAAATAAAAAAGCCGCAGAGAATCTTCGTAAAAAATTATCGGTGATGAATATAGGAAAGCCCGCTCCTGTTTTTTATTTTCAAAATATAAATGGAAAAGAAGTTTCGCTGGCGGATTGCCTGGGAAAATTTGTCTATATAAATTTCTGGGCTTCGTGGTGCGCGAGCTGCACACAGGAAATGATGCTGATTCCTGAATTAAAAAAAATATACGGAAATAAAATCACCTTCGTCAGCATTTCGGTGGATAAAAATATTGACGCGATGAAAAATTTCCTGAAGAAGAATCCAAAAATGGACTGGACTTTTCTCTATTGTAACGATTATAAAAAAGCAAAAGAAGAATTCAAGGTACTCACAGTTCCTACTTATTATATGCTCGACCCGAAAGGAAATGTTTTTAAATCTCCTGCTGATAAGCCGCAGGACATTGAGCCCACATTTATCAGGATAAAAAAGAAGCAGCAATGA
- a CDS encoding NUDIX domain-containing protein, which produces MYKIFSGEKCIIISSAEAKNSEKNAKTISFLSAEALHRELKLFSKSKLKKLFITGDEERIWKVFRSLFVYIESSGGVVKNEKGNLLMIYRNRHWDLPKGKLEKGESPGMAAIREVEEECGVKHLRIVKQFPSSHHIFYVNKVQHLKRTYWYEMLCRDSAKPKPQAEEGIKIAKWMRKEEVKKVSNKIYSSLREILIAASFLS; this is translated from the coding sequence ATGTACAAGATTTTTTCAGGCGAGAAGTGTATTATAATTTCTTCTGCGGAAGCGAAAAATAGTGAGAAGAATGCAAAGACGATTTCATTTTTATCTGCGGAAGCTCTTCACAGAGAATTGAAATTATTTTCAAAATCGAAACTGAAAAAATTATTTATCACAGGAGACGAAGAAAGAATCTGGAAAGTGTTTCGCTCTCTGTTTGTTTATATTGAATCATCTGGCGGAGTAGTGAAAAATGAAAAGGGAAATTTGCTGATGATTTACCGCAACCGACATTGGGATTTGCCGAAGGGAAAACTAGAAAAAGGAGAATCACCGGGGATGGCTGCCATTCGAGAAGTGGAAGAGGAATGCGGAGTGAAACATTTGAGAATTGTAAAACAATTTCCTTCTTCTCATCATATTTTTTATGTGAACAAGGTTCAGCATTTGAAACGCACATACTGGTATGAAATGCTCTGTAGAGATTCTGCAAAACCAAAACCTCAGGCGGAAGAAGGAATTAAAATTGCGAAATGGATGAGAAAGGAAGAAGTAAAAAAAGTTTCGAATAAAATTTATTCTTCGCTGCGCGAAATTCTCATTGCTGCTTCTTTTTTATCCTGA
- a CDS encoding orotate phosphoribosyltransferase: MIVSQDTAIKIADYLLQIKAIKLQPHKPFVWASGWKAPIYCDNRRTLSYPKIRNFLRDQFIKVISDKMGKVDVICGVATGGIAHGMMIADAMNLPFCYVRAEAKVHGLTNLIEGVVGAGQKVVIIEDLISTGKSSLKAVTSLRNAGCTVQGMISIFTYNFKVAADAFKKEKCPVFHLCDYETLMKESLKKKTITKEELALLKSWREAPDKWGQDGAPVSPLGRLA, translated from the coding sequence ATGATTGTAAGCCAGGACACCGCAATAAAAATCGCGGATTACCTGTTGCAAATTAAAGCAATAAAATTACAACCGCACAAACCTTTTGTGTGGGCGAGCGGCTGGAAAGCCCCGATTTATTGCGACAACAGACGCACACTTTCTTATCCGAAAATCAGAAATTTTCTTCGCGACCAGTTCATCAAAGTCATCAGCGACAAAATGGGAAAGGTGGATGTGATTTGCGGAGTTGCCACAGGAGGAATTGCGCACGGAATGATGATTGCCGATGCGATGAACCTGCCGTTCTGCTATGTGCGCGCGGAAGCAAAAGTGCACGGGCTCACAAATTTAATTGAAGGCGTTGTGGGCGCGGGACAAAAAGTTGTCATCATTGAAGATTTAATTTCCACAGGGAAAAGTTCTCTGAAAGCGGTTACTTCGCTGCGCAATGCCGGTTGCACCGTGCAGGGAATGATTTCCATTTTCACCTATAATTTCAAAGTGGCGGCCGATGCTTTCAAAAAAGAAAAATGCCCTGTGTTTCATCTCTGCGATTACGAAACGCTGATGAAAGAATCGCTGAAGAAAAAAACAATTACCAAAGAAGAACTCGCTCTTTTGAAATCGTGGCGCGAAGCTCCCGATAAATGGGGACAAGATGGTGCTCCGGTTTCTCCTTTAGGAAGGTTGGCTTGA
- a CDS encoding SRPBCC family protein, whose translation MKIESDKSEINKPSSEVFSFLTDFNNFQKLMPPQVTNWKSTADECSFTISGMASIGMKIVEKTPNSRIKISSAGKVPFEFTLDIPLTETSATQTTGQLIFESDLNPMMAMMVEKPLRNFFNVLAGKMKEV comes from the coding sequence ATGAAAATAGAGAGCGACAAATCCGAAATCAATAAACCTTCTTCTGAAGTTTTTTCTTTCCTGACTGACTTCAATAATTTTCAGAAGCTGATGCCTCCGCAGGTAACCAACTGGAAAAGCACTGCCGATGAATGTTCATTCACCATCAGCGGAATGGCGAGCATAGGAATGAAAATCGTGGAGAAAACTCCGAACTCGAGAATAAAAATTTCTTCTGCAGGAAAAGTTCCGTTTGAATTCACGCTTGATATTCCTCTCACCGAAACCAGCGCCACACAAACTACCGGGCAACTAATTTTTGAATCAGACCTCAACCCGATGATGGCAATGATGGTTGAAAAACCATTGCGGAATTTTTTTAATGTGCTGGCGGGGAAGATGAAGGAAGTATAA
- a CDS encoding biotin--[acetyl-CoA-carboxylase] ligase: MKTIFIGKNCIKLEKIHSTNSYLSDLTAEKNLPEGTAVIADEQEQGRGQRGTNWQSEAGKNLTLSILLKPTFLKPDEQFILSKTISLGVLDFIFSINHQPLTINHLKIKWPNDIYIGNKKVAGILIENSVSGNYLSHSIVGIGINVNQGKFLAELPNPTSLKLISGKNFDLENCLVELYSCVEKRYLQLRPHPQPLSHRRGEIDSDYLKNLYRLNEWADYNYKGETIMAKITGISKIGKLILETENKNLECDFKEVEFVL; this comes from the coding sequence ATGAAGACGATTTTCATCGGAAAAAATTGTATCAAGCTGGAAAAAATTCATTCCACGAACAGTTATTTGTCAGATTTAACCGCTGAAAAGAATTTGCCCGAAGGAACAGCAGTTATTGCAGATGAACAAGAGCAGGGCAGAGGTCAGCGAGGAACGAATTGGCAAAGCGAAGCAGGAAAAAATCTTACGCTAAGCATTTTGCTGAAGCCAACTTTTTTGAAGCCTGATGAACAATTTATTTTAAGCAAAACAATTTCATTGGGAGTTTTGGATTTTATTTTTTCCATCAACCATCAACCATTAACCATCAACCATCTCAAGATAAAATGGCCCAACGATATTTATATAGGTAACAAAAAAGTTGCAGGCATATTAATTGAAAACTCTGTAAGCGGAAATTATTTGAGCCATTCTATAGTTGGAATCGGAATCAATGTGAACCAGGGAAAATTTTTGGCTGAACTTCCAAATCCTACATCGCTGAAATTAATTTCAGGAAAAAATTTTGATTTAGAAAATTGTTTGGTAGAACTTTATTCGTGCGTTGAGAAAAGATATTTACAACTTCGACCTCACCCCCAGCCCCTCTCCCATAGGAGAGGGGAGATTGATTCCGATTACCTGAAAAATCTTTACCGCTTGAATGAATGGGCGGATTATAATTATAAAGGAGAAACCATTATGGCAAAAATCACAGGCATATCTAAAATCGGAAAACTAATTTTGGAAACAGAGAATAAAAATTTGGAATGTGATTTTAAGGAGGTGGAATTTGTTTTGTGA
- the rsfS gene encoding ribosome silencing factor, translating into MIATLKKTNKKQTTASSLVRYAVKGIEEKKGNEIVCINLKKIPNNACDYFLICEGNSRTQVQAIAGSVEEFVEKNTGTRPWHVEGMENGEWVLLDYVDVAVHVFQPEARSHYNLENMWADAEIKKINGDASTSLRVTKAKVKKKTSKKKVKAKTKTIKKKVKRKK; encoded by the coding sequence ATGATTGCAACACTGAAGAAAACCAATAAAAAACAAACGACTGCCTCAAGTTTAGTGCGCTATGCCGTAAAAGGCATTGAAGAAAAAAAAGGAAACGAAATCGTCTGCATTAATCTCAAAAAAATTCCAAACAATGCCTGCGATTATTTTTTAATCTGCGAAGGAAATTCGAGAACGCAGGTTCAGGCAATCGCGGGAAGCGTGGAAGAGTTCGTGGAAAAAAATACGGGCACTCGTCCCTGGCACGTGGAAGGAATGGAAAATGGGGAATGGGTGCTGCTCGATTACGTGGATGTGGCGGTGCACGTGTTTCAGCCCGAAGCGCGAAGCCACTACAACCTGGAAAATATGTGGGCGGATGCGGAGATAAAAAAAATAAATGGAGACGCTTCGACTTCGCTCAGGGTGACAAAAGCAAAAGTAAAAAAGAAAACTTCGAAGAAAAAAGTAAAAGCGAAAACGAAAACAATAAAGAAAAAAGTAAAACGCAAAAAGTAA